The following proteins come from a genomic window of Gimesia chilikensis:
- a CDS encoding ArsR/SmtB family transcription factor, which yields MKEKTRKQYEARAKIAKAMAHPSRLLMLDLLQNQELCVGDLTEKVGVDQSTVSKHLSILKEVGLVDSRKEGTLSYYRVTCGCLDGFFSCMETVLLTDLEGRKQSVK from the coding sequence ATGAAGGAAAAAACACGCAAACAATATGAAGCCAGAGCCAAAATCGCCAAGGCGATGGCTCATCCAAGTCGATTGCTGATGCTGGATCTGCTCCAGAATCAGGAATTGTGCGTGGGAGATCTGACTGAAAAGGTGGGGGTAGATCAATCCACAGTTTCGAAGCACCTTTCGATTCTCAAGGAAGTCGGGCTCGTAGACTCACGCAAGGAGGGGACTCTCAGTTACTACCGCGTTACCTGTGGCTGTCTCGATGGGTTCTTTTCCTGCATGGAAACGGTGCTGTTAACTGATCTGGAGGGGCGTAAGCAATCTGTTAAATAA